GGTGCAGGTTGACGCCGTGCAACACGTCATGCTCGGCCGTCGGGTAGCGGAACCGGACGTCGTGCAGCGTGATGCCCCGGGTCAGGACCGCCGGTGCCGGGGTACCCGGACGGGCCGCCTCGGCCGCGTAGCGCCGCAGCCACGAGTAGTGCTCCACCGCCTGACCCGCCTCGGCCACGGTGTTGAGGCTGGTCAGCACCGTACGCAGTTGACTCTGTAGCTGGGTCGCCAGCGACACGACCATGACGGCGGCGCCCACGGTCGTCCGGCCGGAGCGGATCAGGTCCGCGACGACGACCAGGGCGGCCGCCACCCCGGCCGCGTAGAGGAGCCAGGCGCCGCTGGAGTAGGCGGCGGCCCGGAGCCGGGCACCCGTCTCCAGCGCCACGGCCTCGTCCCACAGCCCGGACGCGTGCCGGCTCAGCGTCGCCCCACTGCCGGCCAGCATCACCTCCTTTGCCGGCTCCGGCTCGACGCAGAGCTCGTGCAGCCGCCGCTCCCGCCGGAGGATCTCCATGCCCGCGTCGCGCGCGTCGCGCAACAGCCGGTCGGCACGCCGGCTGGCCAGGAAGACCGGCACCGCCAGCAGGGCCAGCAGGCACAGCGCCGGACTGACCCAGCCGAGCAGGCCGATGGTGACCGCCAGGCTTCCCACGGCGGCCGTCGCGTCAAGGGTGGACCAGGGCATCCCGGCGATCGACTGCGAGTTCTTGAAGATCCGGTCCCACCGGTTGATGTACGGCCCGTACTCGACGTGGGTGATCGTCGGAATCGACGAGACGGCCTGCTGGATCTCCTCGTTGAACGCCATCCGCACCCGGCCGACCAGATAGATGATCAGATTCGACTGGACCCGGCCGGCCCCGCTGGAGAGCCCGTACGCGGCGGCGCCCAGCGCGATCGCTCCGACCACGGCGGCGACCTGGTGGGCCGCGCTGCTGTCGACGAGCCACCGCTGGCTCAGCCCCACCGCCGCGATGACCCCGGCCTGCCCGATCATCAGAGTGCACAGCACCGTCGCGGCGCGCCGGTCGGCCCGGACGGTCAGCCGGGTGACGTGCCGCAGCAGTCGCAGCCAGTCGATCATCGGGCCTCCACGGTGAACGCCTCGGCCTGCACCGTGAAGAACCGCGCGTAGTCGCCACCGAGCGCCATCAGCTCGTCGTGCGAACCGTCCTCGGCGACCCGCCCGGCGCGGAGCAGGATGATCCGGTCGGCGGGCCGTACGGTCGACAGCCGGTGCGAGATGAGCACTGTCGTCGTGTTGTGGACCCGGGACACCACCCGCTGGTGGAACTCGGCCTCGGCCCGGACGTCGAGGTGGGCCGTCGGCTCGTCGAGGACGAGGACCCGCCCGCCGGCCGCGACGGCGAACAGCACCCGGGCCAGGGCGACCCGCTGCCACTGGCCGCCGGACAGGCCCGTACCGTCCGTTCCCTCGCTCCACAGCGACGTGTCGAGCCCGTCGGCAAGTTCGGCCAGCAACCGCGTACCGCCGGCCCGGTCGAGGGCGTCCCGTACCGCGTCGTCGCCGGCCAGGTGGGGTGCCGCGAAGGTGACGTTCTCCCGCAGGCTGGCCGGGTACCGCACGAAGTCGCCGAAGAGCACCGCCAGGCGCCGCCGCCAGGCCGGCAGGTCGAGGGCCGCGAGGTCGACACCGTCCACGGTGATCCGGCCCGAGTCCGGACGGTAGAGACCGCCGAGCAGCTTGACGAAGGTGGTCTTGCCGACGCCGTTCTCGCCGACGACGGCGACGGTCTCGCCGGGCCGCAGGGTCACCGTCAGGCCGTCGAGGACGGGAGCGGAGGTACCTGGGTAGGTGAAGACGACATCCTCGAACCGGACCGTCGGCGGTGTCGGTGTCGGGGACGGGGCCTCCCGGCCCGCTGCGCCGGCTGCCCCGGTTCCGTACTCGGCCGTGAGTTCGTCGGCGGCCTCGACGCCGCGCAGGCCGTACTCGATGTCGTACGCCTCCATGCCCACGCTGCTGATCGACATGACGCCCCAGGCCGCGAGGACGAAGGTGATCAGCTGGGCCGGATCGAGCGAGCCGGACAGCACGGCCACGGCCGGTACGGTCAGCGCCGCCGTGGCCGAGCCGACCGCGAGCAGCGCCGTCCACCACTGTCGACGCAGCACCGCCAGCATCTCCCGGTAGACCGGTGCGTAGGTCCGGGTGGCCGTGGCCCGGACCCGCCCACCGAACCAGCCGCTGAGCCCGAACAGCCGTACGTCCTTCGCGGCCCCGATGACGGCCTGCTCGGACAGGTAGTACTCCTTGCGCTGGCCGGCGGTGTCGGCGTCCAGCAGGTCGATGATGCGCATCCACTGCCGGCGCAGCATCGCCCGGATCAGCAGTGACACCAGGAGCAGCCCGAAGGCCAGCGTCGGGAGGAACGTCGCCAGCAACGCCGCTGCCGCGAACGCGCTCAGCATCCGGAACACGAGTTCGAGCTGGCCCGCGGCGGCGCTGCCGGCCGAACGGTCCCGACCGAGGCCCATTCCGCCGTCCACCACCCGGGACGCGCGATCCTGGAAGCTCCGGCCCTCCAGATGGTCGAGGCCCGGCAGGTTGACCGCGATGGCGCGCACCTCGGCCCGTAGGCGGCCGTCGACGCGCTTGACCACCAGCGTCCGCACGGCGGTCAGGACCAGCCAGACGGCGTGGTCGATCAGGAACAGCCCGGCGACCAGGGCCGCGGCCACGAGCACCCGCCGATCGGAGTGTCCGGCCCCGAACACGGCGACCAGATGGCCCACCGACAGCGCCTGTGCCGTCGGGACCACCGCACGGACGAGTTGCAGGGTCACCAGCGTCCCGGTCGCCGCGAGGCCGGCCCGGGACAGCAGACGCAGCAGCCGGATCCGTGCCGCCGTCGTCCGCCCGGCATCCGTCAGACGTCGTCGCATCAACCGCGCCCCCCGTCGATCGACCGTTGTTGATGGTCGCGACGTCGGCGCCGGACGGCAACCGAATTACCGACAGGACGGCGGCGGTTCCGGATCCGCGATGCGGGCCCCGGATCACCTCACCCTGCGGCTGTCAGGCCTCGATCCAGCCGTGCGACCGCGCGAGATCGACGATCCGCTGGCGTACCTGCACGATCTGGGCACCGGTCAGCGACGGCACGTACTGGAGAAGGGTCTCCGTCACCTCGGCGGTGAACTCCCGGGGCGCGAGCACGTCGCACATCCCGTCGTCGTCACCCGTGGCCGCCGTCCTGAGCCGCTCCTGCGCAGCGGGGACCGAGGTCTCCGGCCCTGCCGCCGCCGCGTCCTCCACGATCCGGACCGTGGACACCTTCAGGCCGCGGTCGCCCGCCTCCACCTCGTACTCGACGCGCATTCCGGGATGCACCAGGTGCCGCTTCTCACCGAAGTCGTTCGCGTGTACGAAGACGTCCTCCCCGCCACCGAACGGCGCGATGAAGCCGTACCCCCGGACCTCGTCGAACCGCAGAACCTTACCGTCCGCCACCACAACCACCACCTACCACCAGACGCGCCGACTACGACACGCCGGGACCGCCACCGGTCCGGACACCGTCCCCAGACGGCGACCAGCGGCCCGGTCCCAGCGTGGTCACGATACCGCCACCCGGACCCGTGGGCGGCCCCACCGGCACCTCCACCGACCGCACCGATGGGCCACCCGGGCGGCCCGAGCCCGGGTCGGTGCAGGGTGAGCTGGGGCAGGGACGTTTCGGCTGGTTACCCGGGGGGCAACAACGATGCCGTCACACCCCCTCAAGGCTTGGAGGCATCAGATGGCCGTCGCTGGCATTATCTCCGCGATCGTCGTGGGTCTGATCATCGGCGCGCTCGGGCGTCTGGTCGTACCCGGCAAGCAGAACATTCCGATCTGGCTGACACTGGTCATCGGCATCGTGGCCGCCCTGGTGGGCACCGCCATCGCCCGCGGCGCGAACCTGGCCGAGACCGACGGCATCGACTGGGTGGAGATCCTCATCCAGGTCGTGCTCGCCGCGCTCGCCGTGGCCGCGGTCGCCGGCTTCTACGGGCGGCGGCATATCAACCGCTGACCGGGTCATCTCCCACGACGGCGGCGCGCTCCGGCCCGGAGCGCGCCGCCGTCGTGGTCGGAGCGCCCGCGCCCGACGAGCGGCACTCCCGGGGCAACCTCGAAGCGGCCGCCCGGCGCCACGGGGTGGGCGTACCGTCGAGGGGTCGGCCTGCGGCGGGGTTGACCGGGCAGACTCAGCTGCGGGGGCGGCAGCCGCGAGTCCGACCGGATCGCTCACCGACCGGAGCCGCTGGCGTACCCGGTGACAGGGAGCAGGGACGAGAGAGCGGTCATGACAGGCAGGCGGATCGGCTTGGTGGTGCACGAGGGACGGGCGGCGGCGGTCGAGGCCGCCGGCGCCGTCCGTCGGTGGGGGGCAGCCAACTCCGTCGACGTCAGCGACATCGACGTGTGGGGCCAGGACCTGGAGCGGTGCCACCGCCGCAACGCGGGCGACGAGGCCGAGGCGGCCGGCCATCCGGCGCTGGTGGTGACCGTCGGCGGGGACGGGACGTTCCTGCGGGGCGCCCGGATCGCGGCCACGGACGGCGTACCCGTGCTCGGCATCAACGTCGGCCGGGTGGGGTTCCTGACCGAGGTCGAGCCCGCCGACATCGACACCGCGCTGGCGGCGTTTTTCTCCGGCCGCGTCCAGCTCGACGAGCGGATGATGCTCACGCTCTGTGCCTCCCGGCCGCTGGAGATCCCCGACGAGATGCAGGCGCTGCTGCGCTACGGGCGCGGCCCGCTGCTACCGCCGCCAACGCCGCTGCCCCGGACCCCCGCCCCCGACCACCAGCCGGGCGTCGCCCTGGACGTCACCGCCCTGAACGACATCGTCTTCGAGAAGCTCGCCCGCGACCGGCAGGCCAGCCTCGGCGTGTACCTGGACCAGACGCTCTTCGCGTCCTACTCCGCGGACGCT
The nucleotide sequence above comes from Plantactinospora soyae. Encoded proteins:
- a CDS encoding ABC transporter ATP-binding protein; amino-acid sequence: MRRRLTDAGRTTAARIRLLRLLSRAGLAATGTLVTLQLVRAVVPTAQALSVGHLVAVFGAGHSDRRVLVAAALVAGLFLIDHAVWLVLTAVRTLVVKRVDGRLRAEVRAIAVNLPGLDHLEGRSFQDRASRVVDGGMGLGRDRSAGSAAAGQLELVFRMLSAFAAAALLATFLPTLAFGLLLVSLLIRAMLRRQWMRIIDLLDADTAGQRKEYYLSEQAVIGAAKDVRLFGLSGWFGGRVRATATRTYAPVYREMLAVLRRQWWTALLAVGSATAALTVPAVAVLSGSLDPAQLITFVLAAWGVMSISSVGMEAYDIEYGLRGVEAADELTAEYGTGAAGAAGREAPSPTPTPPTVRFEDVVFTYPGTSAPVLDGLTVTLRPGETVAVVGENGVGKTTFVKLLGGLYRPDSGRITVDGVDLAALDLPAWRRRLAVLFGDFVRYPASLRENVTFAAPHLAGDDAVRDALDRAGGTRLLAELADGLDTSLWSEGTDGTGLSGGQWQRVALARVLFAVAAGGRVLVLDEPTAHLDVRAEAEFHQRVVSRVHNTTTVLISHRLSTVRPADRIILLRAGRVAEDGSHDELMALGGDYARFFTVQAEAFTVEAR
- a CDS encoding cold-shock protein gives rise to the protein MADGKVLRFDEVRGYGFIAPFGGGEDVFVHANDFGEKRHLVHPGMRVEYEVEAGDRGLKVSTVRIVEDAAAAGPETSVPAAQERLRTAATGDDDGMCDVLAPREFTAEVTETLLQYVPSLTGAQIVQVRQRIVDLARSHGWIEA
- a CDS encoding NAD(+)/NADH kinase produces the protein MTGRRIGLVVHEGRAAAVEAAGAVRRWGAANSVDVSDIDVWGQDLERCHRRNAGDEAEAAGHPALVVTVGGDGTFLRGARIAATDGVPVLGINVGRVGFLTEVEPADIDTALAAFFSGRVQLDERMMLTLCASRPLEIPDEMQALLRYGRGPLLPPPTPLPRTPAPDHQPGVALDVTALNDIVFEKLARDRQASLGVYLDQTLFASYSADALVVATPTGSTAYNFAAGGPILSPRLSALVFTPVAAHMVFNRSLVLAADEAVTVRVLDQSGQVAVSVDGQLRGVLDPGDWVTVQPASQPAHLVRLRTSQFYSRLRERFSLADAPAAVADSRMPDAADG
- a CDS encoding GlsB/YeaQ/YmgE family stress response membrane protein, with product MAVAGIISAIVVGLIIGALGRLVVPGKQNIPIWLTLVIGIVAALVGTAIARGANLAETDGIDWVEILIQVVLAALAVAAVAGFYGRRHINR
- a CDS encoding ATP-binding cassette domain-containing protein; this translates as MIDWLRLLRHVTRLTVRADRRAATVLCTLMIGQAGVIAAVGLSQRWLVDSSAAHQVAAVVGAIALGAAAYGLSSGAGRVQSNLIIYLVGRVRMAFNEEIQQAVSSIPTITHVEYGPYINRWDRIFKNSQSIAGMPWSTLDATAAVGSLAVTIGLLGWVSPALCLLALLAVPVFLASRRADRLLRDARDAGMEILRRERRLHELCVEPEPAKEVMLAGSGATLSRHASGLWDEAVALETGARLRAAAYSSGAWLLYAAGVAAALVVVADLIRSGRTTVGAAVMVVSLATQLQSQLRTVLTSLNTVAEAGQAVEHYSWLRRYAAEAARPGTPAPAVLTRGITLHDVRFRYPTAEHDVLHGVNLHLPAGSTVAVVGVNGAGKSTLIKLLTGVYEPTAGYITVDDEPLADIARDRWQASLSGVFQDFARIRLLARETVGVGDVRHIRDRPTVEAAVDRAGAADVLARLPQRLDTQLGAAFGGVEPSLGQWQRLALARSLMREVAGDRPPLCVVLDEPTAALDPLAEHDLFQHFVQQVRAATRQGAVTVLVSHRFTTVRMADLIVVLEDGRVAEFGSHAELMAAGRGYAELYRLQERAYR